CAATTCCCATAATAACGATAGAAGACACGCGCTCATCCGTTTCATCAAGCGCTTTTTGAACTGTTAACACTTGCGATACAATCTCGCCTGCCTCTAGATTACGTTTAAGTCCACCTAGCGTGGAGGCACAAAATGTACAACCAATACGACATCCCACTTGTGTTGTCACACATACGGAGTTTCCATAATCATGACGCATCAATACAGTTTCAATTGTATAACCGTCTTGTAGTTGAAATAAAAATTTAATTGTGCCATCACGACTTTCTTGCTTTACCACAGTTTCTAAAGTCGTCATTATAAAGTGATCTGCTAACAACTGGCGTAAATCTTTAGATAAATTCGTCATTTCATCAAATTGATTTACACGTTTATCATAAAGCCATTCAAATATTTGTTTTGCTCGAAAACTTTGTTGACCGTGTTCAAGAAGCCACTGTTTCATTTCATCAAAACGGAGTGAATAAATCGACTGTTTCTCAAAATCTGGTAAAAACTTGTTCTTTTTTTTCTTATCTGCAGTGATCATTCGAATGTTCCTTTCTCCTAATTTTAGTAATAAAAAAGCCATCAGTATTAAAATCTTGCGGTAAAATTTGTAATGTTTTCACACGTTCATTACTTTTTGGGCTTTCAAAAATTTCAAACTCAAAATCCGGATGTGCTTTTAAAAAAGTATAGATCACATTTTCATTTTCCATTTGTTCAATTGTACATGTGGAATACACTAATGTGCCACCTTCTTTTAAATGTTGAGATACATTTTCTAATATTTGAAGTTGTAAATCAACTAAAGATGTTACATCTTGTTCAGTCATCATATATTTTATTTCAGGTTTATGACGTAATACCCCTAAGCCACTACAAGGTGCATCCACGATAATTTTATCGTAGTGCGTGTCGTAAGGTTGTGTGGCATCATGTACATAAGTTGAAATGTTTTTTAAGTTCAACTTATCGATATTATGCTGAATTAACGCTATTTTATGTGGATGGACATCGGTTGCTTCCACATGACCCGTGCCATGCAATATCTCTGCAGTATGACATGCTTTTCCCCCTGGTGCACTGCAACAATCTAATATATGATCACCTTGATTTGGTGCTAAGAGTGCACCTACAAACATTGAGCTTTTATCTTGAATGCTAATTTTTCCAGATTTAAAAAGAGAAGAATGAATGATAGAACCTTGTGATACATGTAAACAGACATCTAAATGTGCGTCCCTTTCAACATGAAAACCTTCTAATTCCAGTTGCTGCTTGACTTCATTTACCGTTGTATGTGTTTTATTCACTCGCACTGTTTGAGGAACTGGTTTTAACATTTCTTGTGCAATCATTTCTGTCGTTTCTAGACCATAATGCGTTTTCCAATGTTTAATAATCCACTGAGGGATACTATAAGCGATGGACAAGCGTTCGATGTCATTTTTAATTGTACTGAATATTGGTAGCGTCTCTGAAGTCATACGTCTTAAGATAGCATTCACCGTATTCCCGGTTTGTTGACCTCCTCGCTTTTTAGCTAATGCAACAGCTTCATTGATGATAGCATGAGTTGGAATTTTATCCATATAAACGTATTGATAAATACTCATCCATAATAAACGTCTTACCCATCCTTTAATTTTCGTTTTTAAAAATGGTTTTAAATAATAATCTAACGTTATTTTACGTTGAATCGTACCATAAACTAGAGCCGTATATAGACCGCGATCATTGGCATTTAATTGCTCTTGTTTTAAGACTTCATTTACTTTTAAATTACTATATGCGCCTTCTTTAAAAACAGCTTCAATGGTATCTAGACTTAATGCACGTACTAAAGTCATTTATCCTAATTCCTTTCCAACCAACGTATCATGGTAGCCACTCAAGAAGTTTGAAGTCGGCATGCGCTTTTTACCTGACAATTGAATTTCTGTTAAAGCAATGCTTTCATCTGAACCCGTTCCGACAATGATTTCTTTTTTCGTTGTTTTTATAATTTCACCAGGTCGCCCCGAAACATTAGAGACGATTGTTGCGGCATATAGTTTCATTGTTTTGTCTTCTAAAGTCGTAGAGGCAACTGGCCACGGTGATAATCCACGAATGTGATTGAAAATGCGACGCGCATCTTGATGCCAATCAATCCATTCATCCTCGCGTTGAATGTTTGAGGCAAACGATACGTGTGCAGTGTCTTGGGGTATACGTGCGTTCGTACCATTCAAAATACTCGGTAACGTCTCTTTGAGAAGTTCAGTCCCTAGCGCACTTAATTTATCATGCATCGTGCCCA
The sequence above is a segment of the Staphylococcus hyicus genome. Coding sequences within it:
- the rsmB gene encoding 16S rRNA (cytosine(967)-C(5))-methyltransferase RsmB, which codes for MTLVRALSLDTIEAVFKEGAYSNLKVNEVLKQEQLNANDRGLYTALVYGTIQRKITLDYYLKPFLKTKIKGWVRRLLWMSIYQYVYMDKIPTHAIINEAVALAKKRGGQQTGNTVNAILRRMTSETLPIFSTIKNDIERLSIAYSIPQWIIKHWKTHYGLETTEMIAQEMLKPVPQTVRVNKTHTTVNEVKQQLELEGFHVERDAHLDVCLHVSQGSIIHSSLFKSGKISIQDKSSMFVGALLAPNQGDHILDCCSAPGGKACHTAEILHGTGHVEATDVHPHKIALIQHNIDKLNLKNISTYVHDATQPYDTHYDKIIVDAPCSGLGVLRHKPEIKYMMTEQDVTSLVDLQLQILENVSQHLKEGGTLVYSTCTIEQMENENVIYTFLKAHPDFEFEIFESPKSNERVKTLQILPQDFNTDGFFITKIRRKEHSNDHCR